The DNA sequence TCTATCAAGAGATCAATTACTTGCCCCCCAATTAATCCATCCGCACCTGATCTTTTTGCAAAGAGTTGGATTAAGTTCAGTTTTTGCTCAGCGGAATAAAAAGGAAGAGAAGAAAGAATTTCGAAAGCATAGGTAAGTAGGTAATCTCCTGTGATCAAGGCCTGCCACTCTGGGTATGCTTTATGTAGCGTGGGTTTCCCTCTTCGTGTATCATCATTGTCAATACATGGTAAATCATCATGAATAAGGGAATAGGTGTGTATGAGCTCAATAGCACAAGCAGGTAGGATTGTTTGAGAAAGAGGAACCCTAAAAGTAGATGCTGCTGCTATTAGTAACAGAGGACGCAAGCGCTTAGCAGGAGCTAGAAGAGAATAGCGTGCAGAAGAAAAAAGAGGTGCGTATGCCGTAGTTAACTTAGGGCTAACTAGCTTTTCTAATGCTTCTTCAAGTTCAGTTTGTGCTTGAGATAGGAATGATATTTTGCTCATTTATTTTCTGAGGGTTTGGTTGCCTATGGGAGTAATCTGTTGGTATGCCAATTCCAAAATAAGCAAAACCTAATTTTTCCATTTCTTTTGGTTGATATTGATTGCGTCCATCAAAGAAAGCTAAATGACGCAAAAAAGGAATGATTTTAGTAAAATCAATGTAACGAAACTGTCGCCATTCTGTGGCAAGCACAATGGCATCGGCTCCTTGTACAGTTTCATATTCATCCTTACAAAAAGTTACTTGATGGCAAGTGCCTAAACGCTCACGCATAGCTGGCATAGCTACAGGATCAAACAAGCGTAAATTAGCTCCTTGAGACAGTAAGATCTCAATGAGAGAAAGTGCAGGAGATTCTCGAATATCATCTGTATGAGGCTTAAAGGAAAGCCCCCAGATTGCAATAGTTTTATTAAAAACCCCGTTAAATTGGTTAAAATAACGACAAATTTTATCTGCAAGTACTTTTTTTTGCTGTGTATTTACACTTTCTGTGGCTCTCATTAATGATAGATCTAAATCATATGCTTTGGCTGTAGCGTAAAGAGCTCTAATATCTTTTGGAAAGCAAGACCCTCCATAACCCATTCCGGCATATAAGAAGTGGTAGCCAATTCTTTGATCTGCACCAATGGCTATGCGTATATCATTAATACTAGCACCTGTCTTTTCACATAAGCTAGAGAGTTCATTCATAAAAGAGATTCGCAAAGCAAGCATGGCATTTGCTGCATATTTTGCTAGTTCTGCAGAAGAGGGTGCCATAATTAAGATTCGATCATGATTAATAGTAAAAGCCGAGTAAA is a window from the Candidatus Rhabdochlamydia porcellionis genome containing:
- a CDS encoding polyprenyl synthetase family protein; protein product: MSKISFLSQAQTELEEALEKLVSPKLTTAYAPLFSSARYSLLAPAKRLRPLLLIAAASTFRVPLSQTILPACAIELIHTYSLIHDDLPCIDNDDTRRGKPTLHKAYPEWQALITGDYLLTYAFEILSSLPFYSAEQKLNLIQLFAKRSGADGLIGGQVIDLLIEKKNISWPLLQQMHHGKTAALISAALEAGGILGNASDPDMQLLYNCGQKIGLGFQIVDDLLDIEEENKTTAVTLLGKIQAKQFAESLLKEALEQLDQLSCPAPLIQNLLRKMIYRSI
- a CDS encoding UDP-glucose dehydrogenase family protein produces the protein MDIAIIGAGYVGLVTAACFAEMGHHVICLDINKQKIQNLQKCIIPIYEPGLKELIERNVEDGRLSFTTDYQLATAVSQVCFIAVATPSKADGSCDLSHVFSAASSIAQHMKHPLLVVNKSTVPVGTASLVKQHIAQILKEKNALIGFDVVSNPEFLKEGNAINDCMKPDRIILGVDNLDSAKIMREIYSAFTINHDRILIMAPSSAELAKYAANAMLALRISFMNELSSLCEKTGASINDIRIAIGADQRIGYHFLYAGMGYGGSCFPKDIRALYATAKAYDLDLSLMRATESVNTQQKKVLADKICRYFNQFNGVFNKTIAIWGLSFKPHTDDIRESPALSLIEILLSQGANLRLFDPVAMPAMRERLGTCHQVTFCKDEYETVQGADAIVLATEWRQFRYIDFTKIIPFLRHLAFFDGRNQYQPKEMEKLGFAYFGIGIPTDYSHRQPNPQKINEQNIIPISSTN